A stretch of the Sulfuritortus calidifontis genome encodes the following:
- a CDS encoding DUF4124 domain-containing protein, producing the protein MRIVLGLLCLACTTTVHAEIYKYVDESGHVTYSNTPQPGSKPLDMDGRPAKAKTKAPSPYYFPRVDKATQQQRDSMRRQLLLDELQQEQRNLAVARAAQRQPGADAGKAAETVRLHEKNIEMLNKELARIK; encoded by the coding sequence ATGCGAATTGTCCTGGGGCTGCTTTGTCTGGCATGCACCACAACAGTGCATGCGGAAATCTATAAATACGTGGACGAGTCCGGCCACGTCACCTACAGCAACACCCCCCAACCAGGCAGCAAGCCACTCGATATGGACGGCCGCCCGGCCAAGGCCAAGACCAAGGCCCCCTCGCCCTACTATTTCCCGCGAGTGGACAAGGCCACCCAGCAGCAGCGCGACAGCATGCGCCGGCAGCTGCTGCTCGACGAACTCCAGCAGGAACAGCGCAACCTGGCGGTCGCGCGCGCGGCCCAGCGCCAGCCCGGCGCCGACGCCGGCAAGGCCGCGGAGACCGTGCGCCTGCACGAGAAGAACATCGAGATGCTGAACAAGGAACTGGCGCGGATCAAATAG
- the mgtE gene encoding magnesium transporter, with protein sequence MSDLNEESSKEHVEDSLKQVVDLIARQKLVESLVHSQDMPRHELVEALVHKQNLAELQKKLDELHPADVAYVLEALPLDDRLLVWDLVKAERDGDILIEVSDAVRESLIATMDNRELVAAAASLDTDEIADLAPDLPKDVVQELMKSLDEQKRAQVESSLSYDEDSVGALMDYDFVTIRADVTIETALRYLRILGELPPHTDKLFVVDKDKRLTGVLPLKRLLVHDPEAHIAAIMVDDPVVFHPSDSASDAAQAFERYDLVTAPILDPQNRLVGRLTVDVVLDYIRAEAQEDMLSMAGLREEEDLFATVWRAAKNRWLWLAVNLCTALIASRVVGAFEGSIEKLAALAALMPIVAGMGGNSGNQTSTLVVRGLALGLINKENARRLLGKELGISLLNGAVWGSVMGIVAYLLYQNVALGGVMAAAMLLNLLVAALAGYFAPTIIARLGRDPAFGSAVLTTFITDSMGFFIFLGLATVVLL encoded by the coding sequence ATGAGCGATCTCAACGAGGAATCCAGCAAGGAACACGTCGAGGACAGCCTGAAGCAGGTGGTGGATCTCATCGCCCGCCAGAAGCTGGTGGAATCGCTCGTCCATAGCCAGGACATGCCGCGCCACGAGCTGGTCGAGGCCCTGGTGCACAAGCAGAACCTGGCCGAGTTGCAGAAGAAGCTCGATGAGCTGCACCCGGCCGACGTCGCCTATGTGCTGGAGGCCCTGCCGCTCGACGACCGCCTGCTGGTCTGGGATCTGGTCAAGGCCGAGCGCGACGGCGACATCCTGATCGAGGTCTCCGACGCGGTGCGCGAGTCGTTGATCGCGACCATGGACAACCGCGAGCTGGTGGCCGCCGCCGCCAGCCTGGACACCGACGAGATCGCCGACCTGGCGCCCGACCTGCCGAAGGACGTGGTGCAGGAGCTGATGAAGTCCCTGGACGAGCAGAAGCGCGCCCAGGTGGAGTCTTCGCTGTCCTACGACGAGGACTCGGTCGGCGCCCTGATGGATTACGACTTCGTCACCATCCGCGCCGATGTCACCATCGAGACCGCCTTGCGTTATCTGCGCATCCTGGGCGAGCTGCCGCCGCACACCGACAAGCTGTTCGTGGTCGACAAGGACAAGCGGCTGACCGGGGTGCTGCCGCTCAAGCGGCTGCTGGTGCACGACCCGGAGGCGCACATCGCGGCGATCATGGTCGACGACCCGGTGGTGTTCCACCCTTCCGATTCCGCCTCCGACGCGGCCCAAGCCTTCGAGCGCTACGACCTGGTGACCGCGCCCATCCTCGACCCGCAGAACCGTCTGGTCGGCCGCCTGACCGTGGACGTGGTGCTCGACTACATTCGCGCCGAGGCGCAGGAGGACATGCTGAGCATGGCCGGTCTGCGCGAGGAGGAAGACCTGTTCGCCACGGTGTGGCGCGCGGCGAAGAACCGCTGGCTCTGGCTGGCGGTGAACCTGTGCACGGCGCTGATCGCCTCGCGCGTGGTGGGTGCCTTCGAGGGCTCGATCGAGAAGCTGGCGGCGCTCGCCGCCCTGATGCCCATCGTCGCCGGCATGGGCGGCAACTCGGGCAACCAGACCTCGACCCTGGTGGTGCGCGGCCTGGCCCTGGGCCTGATCAACAAGGAGAACGCCCGCCGCCTGCTGGGCAAGGAGCTTGGCATCTCCCTGCTCAATGGCGCGGTCTGGGGCAGCGTCATGGGCATCGTCGCCTATCTGCTCTATCAGAACGTCGCCCTGGGCGGGGTGATGGCGGCGGCCATGCTGCTGAACCTGCTGGTCGCCGCCCTGGCCGGCTATTTCGCGCCGACCATCATCGCCCGCCTGGGGCGCGACCCGGCCTTCGGCTCGGCGGTGCTGACCACCTTCATCACCGACTCGATGGGCTTTTTCATCTTCCTCGGCCTGGCCACCGTCGTCCTGCTCTAA
- a CDS encoding PAS domain-containing methyl-accepting chemotaxis protein, with the protein MRINMPVSNQERMMKDGSVLISKTNAKGVITYANQDFIDISGFTEQELIGAPHNLVRHPDMPPAAFADLWATLKKGRAWTGLVKNRCKNGDYYWVEATARPNVEGGYTSVRVKPGRDQVAAAEALYKAMREGTTRKIILNGQVIVPSLTWRLLSWARGIRVDLRLWLATMGAAGLFGAILVLSFLQGDMLQAGLAGLGVAFSIALGVWLTLDVLRPLNAAVATAERLAKGDLATPLAGLGDNEIGKLMEALGAIRNNFHETVYYLREGVDKLNAATQSLTADMARASTASTTQAEAAGTVAAAMEQMTASIEQVGEHARTAGELSRRSGEQSEAGGRVVHEAAEEMRSISDTVHQASSVIQELEAHSKEISNIVTVIEEIAGQTNLLALNAAIEAARAGESGRGFAVVADEVRKLAERTARSTHEISAMVEKIQAGARQAVTSMEAGVDRVAEGVQLAHQAGDSITQIQESARQVIGAVDDIANALREQSTTSHDIARHIEQIAHMSEEGSAAAANTTQSAHNLQAMAEHLGKIVTQFKI; encoded by the coding sequence ATGCGGATCAACATGCCGGTCAGCAACCAGGAACGCATGATGAAGGACGGCAGCGTCCTCATCTCCAAGACCAATGCCAAGGGCGTCATCACCTACGCCAACCAGGATTTCATCGACATCAGCGGCTTTACCGAACAGGAGTTGATCGGCGCCCCGCACAACCTCGTGCGCCACCCCGACATGCCGCCGGCCGCCTTTGCCGATCTCTGGGCCACATTGAAAAAAGGCCGTGCCTGGACCGGGCTGGTGAAGAACCGTTGCAAGAACGGCGACTATTACTGGGTCGAGGCCACGGCCCGCCCCAATGTCGAAGGCGGCTACACCTCGGTACGCGTCAAACCCGGCCGGGATCAGGTCGCAGCCGCCGAGGCCCTGTACAAGGCCATGCGCGAAGGCACCACGCGCAAGATCATCCTCAATGGCCAGGTGATCGTGCCATCGCTGACATGGCGCCTGCTTAGCTGGGCCCGCGGCATCCGGGTCGACCTGCGCCTTTGGCTGGCCACGATGGGTGCCGCCGGCCTGTTCGGCGCCATCCTCGTCTTGTCGTTCCTGCAAGGCGACATGCTGCAGGCCGGCTTGGCCGGCCTGGGCGTGGCCTTCTCGATCGCCTTGGGCGTTTGGCTGACACTCGACGTCCTGCGCCCGCTCAACGCGGCGGTGGCCACGGCGGAGAGGCTGGCCAAGGGCGATCTCGCCACCCCGCTGGCGGGCCTGGGCGACAATGAGATCGGCAAGCTCATGGAAGCGCTCGGCGCCATTCGCAACAACTTCCATGAAACCGTGTATTACCTCCGCGAGGGGGTCGACAAACTCAATGCCGCCACGCAAAGCCTGACCGCCGACATGGCGCGTGCGAGCACCGCCTCCACCACCCAGGCGGAGGCCGCCGGCACGGTGGCCGCCGCCATGGAGCAAATGACGGCATCGATCGAGCAGGTCGGCGAGCATGCCCGCACCGCGGGCGAGCTTTCGCGCCGCTCGGGCGAACAATCCGAGGCCGGCGGTCGCGTCGTGCATGAGGCCGCCGAGGAGATGCGCAGCATCTCCGACACGGTCCACCAAGCCTCCAGCGTCATCCAGGAGCTGGAAGCGCACTCCAAGGAGATCAGCAACATCGTGACGGTGATCGAGGAGATCGCCGGGCAAACCAACCTCTTGGCCCTCAATGCCGCGATCGAGGCGGCGCGCGCCGGAGAATCCGGCCGCGGCTTTGCCGTGGTGGCCGACGAGGTCAGGAAACTGGCCGAACGCACGGCGCGCTCGACGCACGAAATCAGCGCCATGGTCGAGAAAATCCAAGCCGGCGCCCGCCAGGCCGTAACCAGCATGGAGGCGGGCGTCGACCGCGTCGCCGAAGGGGTTCAACTGGCGCACCAGGCCGGCGACTCCATCACCCAAATTCAAGAGAGCGCCCGTCAGGTGATCGGCGCCGTCGACGACATCGCCAACGCCCTGCGCGAGCAGAGCACCACCTCCCACGACATCGCGCGCCATATCGAACAGATCGCCCACATGTCGGAGGAAGGCAGCGCCGCCGCCGCCAACACCACGCAATCCGCCCATAACCTGCAAGCCATGGCCGAGCATCTGGGCAAGATCGTCACCCAGTTCAAGATATGA
- the glnL gene encoding nitrogen regulation protein NR(II) has protein sequence MNYVAPSLDILATAVILVDERQVMRHLNPAAENMFGVSAHHAIGRPLADLFGQNNILFRALDSALVQGASFTEHELNVAINGHQLQLSCTITPLEIEAGAAVLEFHPVGGSMKIAREEQALAQAQASQTLLRQLAHEIRNPLGGIRGAAQLLEAELDAPNLAEYTQVIIKETDRLQGLLDRMLTPARRPNIQNVNIHETIERVRSLLLAEFPELTVRRDYDLSLPEIEADPEQLIQAMLNIARNAAQAMHGKGDIQFRTRIARQVTLAMKRWKLAMRIEIIDNGPGIPADLHDTLFFPLISGRDGGTGLGLTLAQNLVQRHEGAIYMESEPGHTCFSILLPIKNA, from the coding sequence ATGAACTACGTTGCCCCCAGTCTCGATATCCTCGCCACCGCCGTCATCCTGGTCGACGAGCGGCAGGTCATGCGCCATCTCAACCCGGCAGCGGAGAACATGTTCGGCGTTTCGGCCCATCACGCCATCGGCCGCCCGCTGGCCGACCTGTTCGGCCAGAACAATATCCTGTTCAGGGCCCTGGACAGCGCCTTGGTGCAAGGCGCCAGCTTTACCGAGCACGAACTCAACGTGGCGATCAATGGCCACCAGCTGCAACTGAGCTGCACCATCACCCCGCTGGAGATCGAGGCCGGCGCCGCCGTGCTGGAATTCCACCCGGTCGGCGGCAGCATGAAGATCGCCCGCGAGGAACAGGCCCTGGCCCAGGCCCAGGCCAGCCAGACCCTGCTGCGGCAACTGGCGCACGAGATCCGCAACCCGCTCGGCGGTATCCGCGGCGCCGCGCAGCTTTTGGAGGCGGAACTGGATGCGCCCAACCTGGCCGAATACACCCAGGTCATCATCAAGGAGACCGACCGCCTGCAAGGCCTGCTCGACCGCATGCTGACCCCGGCCAGGCGGCCCAACATCCAGAACGTCAACATCCACGAGACGATCGAACGGGTGCGCAGCCTGCTCCTGGCCGAGTTTCCGGAACTGACGGTGCGCCGCGACTACGACCTCAGCCTGCCCGAGATCGAGGCCGACCCCGAGCAGCTGATCCAGGCCATGCTCAACATCGCCCGCAACGCCGCCCAGGCCATGCACGGCAAGGGCGACATCCAGTTCCGCACCCGCATCGCCCGGCAAGTGACCTTGGCCATGAAGCGCTGGAAGCTGGCCATGCGCATCGAGATCATTGACAACGGCCCGGGCATCCCGGCGGACCTGCACGACACGCTGTTCTTCCCTCTCATCTCCGGTCGCGACGGCGGCACCGGCTTAGGCCTGACCCTGGCGCAAAACCTGGTGCAGCGGCATGAGGGCGCCATCTACATGGAAAGCGAGCCAGGGCATACCTGTTTCTCCATCTTGCTGCCGATTAAAAATGCGTGA
- the glnA gene encoding glutamate--ammonia ligase: MAVADVMKMIKENDVKFVDFRFTDTRGKEQHVTVPISAFNEDKFTEGHAFDGSSIAGWKGIQASDMLLMPDPATANIDPFFDEPTLILTCDVIEPDTGKGYDRDPRSIAKRAEAYLKSTGLGDTAYFGPEPEFFIFDSVTWHDDMSGCAVKLDSEEAAWASREQTEVGNLGHRPRVKGGYFPVPPVDSFQDIRSAMCLALEEMGVPVEVHHHEVATAGQNEIGTKFSTLVQRADWTQILKYVVHNVAHAYGKTATFMPKPIVGDNGSGMHVHQSIWKDGKNLFAGNGYAGLSEFALYYIGGIIKHARALNAITNPGTNSYKRLVPGFEAPVMLAYSARNRSASIRIPHVASDKARRIETRFPDPIANPYLCFAALMMAGLDGVQNKIHPGDPADKNLYDLPPEEEKAIPKVCHSLDMALEHLDKDREFLTRGGVFSNDFIDAYIELKMEEVTRLRMTTHPIEFDMYYSV, encoded by the coding sequence ATGGCGGTTGCCGATGTAATGAAAATGATCAAGGAAAACGACGTCAAATTCGTCGATTTCCGCTTTACCGATACGCGCGGCAAGGAGCAGCACGTCACCGTGCCCATTTCCGCCTTCAATGAGGACAAGTTCACCGAGGGCCACGCCTTCGACGGCTCCTCCATCGCCGGCTGGAAGGGCATCCAGGCCTCCGACATGCTGCTGATGCCGGACCCGGCCACCGCCAATATCGACCCCTTCTTCGACGAGCCCACCCTGATTTTGACCTGCGACGTGATCGAGCCGGACACCGGCAAGGGCTATGACCGCGACCCGCGTTCCATCGCCAAGCGCGCCGAAGCCTATCTCAAGTCCACCGGGCTGGGCGACACCGCCTATTTCGGCCCCGAGCCCGAATTCTTCATCTTCGATTCCGTGACCTGGCATGACGACATGTCCGGCTGCGCGGTGAAACTCGATTCCGAGGAAGCGGCCTGGGCCTCGCGTGAACAGACCGAGGTCGGCAACCTGGGCCATCGTCCCCGGGTCAAGGGCGGCTATTTCCCGGTGCCCCCGGTCGACAGCTTCCAGGATATCCGCTCCGCCATGTGCCTGGCCCTGGAAGAAATGGGCGTGCCGGTCGAGGTGCATCACCATGAAGTCGCTACCGCCGGCCAGAACGAGATCGGCACCAAATTCTCCACTCTGGTGCAGCGCGCCGACTGGACCCAGATCCTGAAATACGTGGTGCACAACGTGGCCCATGCCTACGGCAAGACCGCCACCTTCATGCCCAAGCCCATCGTCGGCGACAACGGCTCGGGCATGCACGTGCACCAGTCGATCTGGAAGGACGGCAAGAACCTGTTCGCCGGCAACGGCTATGCCGGCCTGTCCGAATTCGCCCTGTACTACATCGGCGGCATCATCAAGCACGCCCGCGCCCTGAACGCCATCACCAACCCCGGCACCAACTCCTACAAGCGCCTGGTGCCCGGCTTCGAAGCCCCGGTCATGCTGGCCTATTCCGCCCGCAACCGCTCGGCCTCCATCCGCATCCCGCACGTGGCGAGCGACAAGGCGCGCCGGATCGAAACCCGCTTCCCGGACCCGATCGCGAACCCTTATCTGTGCTTCGCCGCCCTGATGATGGCCGGCCTGGACGGCGTGCAGAACAAGATCCACCCCGGCGACCCCGCCGACAAGAACCTGTACGACCTGCCGCCCGAGGAAGAGAAAGCCATCCCGAAGGTCTGCCATTCCCTGGACATGGCCTTGGAGCACCTGGACAAGGACCGCGAATTCCTCACCCGCGGCGGCGTGTTCAGCAACGACTTCATCGATGCCTACATCGAGCTCAAGATGGAAGAGGTCACCCGCCTGCGCATGACCACCCATCCCATCGAGTTCGACATGTACTACTCGGTGTAA
- the mtgA gene encoding monofunctional biosynthetic peptidoglycan transglycosylase, translating to MRQALKWLGIALGLLLALQLWYLGHVLWWWQFNPASTAFMEAGLARLQEKQPDAELRYRWVDYKNISIHLKRAVIAAEDAKFIAHEGFDWEGIETALEKNLKKGKVVAGGSTISQQLAKNLFLSASRNPLRKAQEAVITVMIEALWSKRRILEVYLNVIEWGNGIYGAEAAARRYFKTSAASLGPDQAATLAAMIPNPRYYETHRSARGLLKRKAIIAARMWQVYVPK from the coding sequence ATGAGACAGGCGCTTAAATGGTTGGGCATTGCCCTGGGCCTGCTCTTGGCCCTGCAGCTCTGGTACCTCGGCCACGTGCTCTGGTGGTGGCAGTTCAACCCCGCGTCCACCGCCTTCATGGAGGCGGGCCTGGCGCGCCTGCAGGAGAAACAGCCGGATGCCGAGCTGCGCTACCGGTGGGTGGACTACAAGAATATTTCGATCCATCTCAAGCGGGCGGTGATCGCCGCCGAGGATGCCAAGTTCATCGCCCATGAGGGCTTCGACTGGGAAGGCATCGAGACCGCCCTGGAGAAGAACCTGAAGAAGGGCAAGGTAGTCGCCGGCGGCTCCACCATCAGCCAGCAGCTGGCGAAGAACCTGTTCCTCTCCGCCTCGCGCAACCCCCTGCGCAAGGCACAGGAGGCGGTGATCACGGTGATGATCGAGGCGCTCTGGAGCAAGCGCCGCATCCTCGAGGTGTATCTGAACGTGATCGAGTGGGGCAACGGCATCTACGGCGCCGAGGCGGCGGCCCGGCGCTACTTCAAGACCTCCGCGGCCAGTCTTGGGCCCGACCAGGCGGCCACCCTGGCGGCGATGATCCCCAACCCGCGCTACTACGAGACCCATCGCTCGGCCCGCGGCCTGCTCAAGCGCAAGGCGATCATCGCCGCGCGCATGTGGCAGGTCTACGTGCCGAAATAG
- a CDS encoding phosphoethanolamine transferase: MHLIVTFAMALLLMLPDHLYKLANPAYRVAFNPDEFGALVVVTFLVVAIRRAWLLAGALVFFGLLQLSQLLHFAYFGSLIAPHEVGLFFHEQGEIWESLAGVAPYMLAPTAALAVAYAAIVWLWRKTHRQTLNLLCPTLILLALLPIMPLKAYGTAKPQKFYPNPKSTSLKNTYYAVSFFLGKDLPERLSGKAPKAYLPYEVTKRASPGPINIIVVMGESLGYSHMSLFGYERSTTPRLESLKNDPGFVYHRAIAGGISTKASLPLFFNIQREPDNVQHMFRYESNLLKMAKEQGLVTHYISNQTSHLSTYSGTEYADHYLTQENMEPLYQKEYDATLVTALKRIDLAKSNFIVLHQRNSHSPYHNNYPPSFERYPTANLDRYQFTVNTYDNSVGFTDHVLYEIIRTLKEKSPIPTYVFFTADHGELIGEGGRYGHAMLTPDVAAVPFIFFASRGDAAKIAQVRAMQHPSHYEIGKAVAKVMGYEVVNPNEAGGIYYVNGANLDGSAGYLAYRKGSGSEVLPIP; this comes from the coding sequence GTGCACCTCATCGTCACTTTCGCCATGGCCCTGCTGCTCATGCTGCCGGATCACTTGTACAAACTGGCCAATCCGGCCTACAGGGTGGCTTTCAACCCGGATGAGTTCGGCGCACTGGTGGTGGTGACCTTCCTGGTGGTGGCCATCCGTCGGGCCTGGCTCTTGGCTGGCGCCCTGGTCTTCTTCGGCCTGCTCCAGTTGTCCCAATTGCTGCACTTCGCCTATTTCGGCAGCCTGATCGCCCCGCACGAGGTGGGGCTGTTCTTCCACGAGCAGGGCGAGATCTGGGAGTCGCTGGCCGGTGTGGCGCCCTACATGCTGGCACCGACGGCCGCGCTGGCCGTCGCCTACGCCGCCATCGTCTGGCTCTGGCGCAAGACCCATCGGCAGACTCTGAACCTGCTGTGCCCGACCCTGATCCTGCTGGCGCTGCTGCCGATCATGCCGCTGAAGGCCTATGGCACCGCCAAGCCGCAGAAGTTCTATCCCAATCCGAAATCGACCTCGCTCAAGAACACCTATTACGCCGTGTCTTTTTTCCTCGGCAAGGACCTGCCGGAACGGCTGAGCGGCAAAGCGCCCAAGGCCTATCTGCCTTATGAGGTGACCAAGCGCGCCTCGCCCGGGCCGATCAACATCATCGTGGTCATGGGCGAGAGCCTGGGTTACAGCCATATGAGTCTGTTCGGCTATGAGCGGTCGACCACACCCCGGCTGGAATCGCTCAAGAATGACCCGGGTTTCGTCTACCATCGGGCGATCGCCGGCGGCATCTCGACCAAGGCCTCGCTGCCCTTGTTTTTCAACATCCAGCGCGAGCCGGACAACGTCCAGCACATGTTCCGCTACGAGAGCAACCTGTTGAAGATGGCCAAGGAGCAGGGGCTGGTCACCCATTACATCTCCAACCAGACCTCGCACCTCTCCACTTATTCAGGTACCGAATACGCCGACCACTACCTGACCCAGGAGAACATGGAGCCCTTGTACCAGAAGGAATACGACGCCACCCTGGTCACGGCCCTGAAGCGGATCGATCTCGCCAAATCGAACTTCATCGTGCTCCATCAGCGCAATTCGCACAGCCCCTACCACAACAACTATCCGCCCAGCTTCGAGCGCTACCCCACGGCGAACCTCGATCGCTACCAGTTCACGGTGAACACCTACGACAACTCGGTCGGCTTCACCGATCATGTGTTGTATGAAATCATCCGCACGCTGAAGGAGAAATCGCCGATACCGACCTACGTCTTCTTCACCGCCGACCATGGCGAGTTGATCGGTGAGGGGGGGCGCTACGGCCATGCCATGTTGACGCCGGATGTGGCTGCAGTGCCATTCATCTTTTTCGCCAGCCGGGGCGATGCCGCTAAGATCGCCCAGGTCAGGGCCATGCAACATCCCAGCCATTACGAGATCGGCAAGGCCGTTGCCAAGGTGATGGGCTATGAGGTGGTGAACCCCAATGAGGCCGGCGGGATTTACTATGTCAACGGCGCCAATCTCGATGGCTCGGCCGGCTACTTGGCCTACAGAAAAGGCTCGGGCAGCGAAGTGCTGCCGATTCCCTGA
- a CDS encoding glycosyltransferase family 39 protein has translation MLQRLDTRSFLLIVGLYVLLHFGLRLVFSPVLGTDDVEQAICAQSLALGCDLRQPPLYTWLQWLTNQIAGPGLAGIYLLKYGLLFLTYLCLYFIGRRLFSRTATAALAALSLWLTYPFAVSVHQGVTHSLLLSLLLAASFLAFLRLEAHRHWMGYLLLGTLLGLGELAKYSFVLYAAALALAALSLPRYRTVLLDRRIVLTLAAGLLVVAPHGLWAWGRLDALHGALAGLGQQAAPSAYLPRVASGLTSLASALIQFLFPLWLILLLAFPRAFRPLAAAPVSPTPALSQRERRTMARYASVMPNEPLHLIGRTLLIGILLLALVVLLGGPVEIKARWMHVLLLLAPLWLFGRVEAAYGDRVAKTGYLVALLLLPALVIAAWAAQTYLAPQWHKPTRFHAPYDQLASLIRQTSGFERGTIVANELHLAGNLRLFFPEARVVTPAYPQYLPPAIEAEQCLLVWEEQNDAGMPPALQAFLDRHGKPRATGSPVLARANYRYSETEILAVGYLVLPAGDCP, from the coding sequence ATGCTCCAGCGTCTCGACACCCGCAGTTTTCTGCTGATCGTCGGCCTCTATGTACTGTTGCATTTCGGCCTGCGCCTCGTCTTCTCGCCCGTACTCGGCACCGATGACGTCGAGCAGGCGATCTGCGCCCAGAGCCTGGCCCTGGGCTGCGACCTGCGCCAGCCGCCGCTCTATACCTGGCTGCAGTGGCTGACCAACCAGATCGCGGGACCGGGCCTCGCCGGCATCTACCTGTTGAAGTATGGCCTGCTCTTCCTCACCTATCTCTGCCTCTATTTCATCGGCCGCCGCCTGTTCAGCCGCACCGCCACCGCCGCCCTCGCCGCCCTCTCGCTCTGGCTCACCTATCCCTTCGCGGTCAGCGTGCATCAGGGTGTCACCCACTCCTTGTTGCTCTCGCTGCTGCTGGCCGCCTCTTTCCTCGCCTTCCTCCGGCTGGAGGCCCATCGGCATTGGATGGGTTATCTCCTGCTCGGCACCCTGCTCGGCCTGGGCGAACTGGCGAAATACAGCTTCGTCCTCTACGCCGCCGCCCTGGCCCTGGCCGCCTTGAGCCTGCCGCGCTACCGGACCGTGCTGCTGGATCGCCGCATCGTGCTGACCCTGGCTGCCGGTCTGCTCGTTGTGGCGCCGCACGGCCTCTGGGCCTGGGGGCGGCTGGATGCCCTCCACGGCGCCCTGGCCGGCCTGGGCCAGCAGGCCGCACCAAGCGCCTACCTGCCGCGGGTGGCCAGCGGCCTGACCAGCCTAGCCAGTGCCCTGATCCAGTTCCTCTTCCCTTTGTGGCTGATCCTGCTGCTGGCCTTTCCGCGCGCCTTCCGGCCGCTCGCGGCCGCGCCCGTTTCCCCCACCCCTGCCCTCTCCCAGAGGGAGAGGAGAACGATGGCTCGCTACGCGAGTGTCATGCCGAACGAACCGCTGCACCTGATCGGTCGCACGCTGCTGATCGGCATCCTGCTGCTCGCCCTGGTCGTGCTCCTGGGCGGGCCGGTGGAGATCAAGGCGCGCTGGATGCATGTCCTGTTGCTGCTCGCCCCGCTCTGGCTGTTCGGCCGCGTCGAGGCGGCCTATGGCGACCGCGTCGCCAAAACGGGCTACCTCGTCGCCCTGCTCCTGCTGCCGGCCCTGGTCATCGCCGCCTGGGCGGCCCAGACCTACCTGGCCCCGCAGTGGCACAAGCCCACCCGTTTCCACGCCCCCTATGACCAGCTCGCCAGCCTGATTCGCCAAACCAGCGGCTTCGAGCGCGGCACCATCGTCGCCAACGAGCTGCACCTGGCCGGCAACCTGCGCCTGTTCTTCCCCGAGGCGCGCGTGGTCACGCCGGCCTATCCCCAATACCTGCCGCCTGCCATCGAAGCCGAACAGTGTTTGCTCGTTTGGGAAGAGCAGAACGACGCCGGCATGCCGCCGGCCTTGCAGGCCTTTCTCGACCGGCACGGCAAGCCTCGGGCAACGGGCAGCCCTGTCCTGGCCCGGGCGAACTATCGCTATTCGGAAACGGAAATCTTGGCAGTCGGCTATCTGGTCCTGCCTGCTGGGGATTGCCCTTAG
- the aroE gene encoding shikimate dehydrogenase translates to MTDRYAVFGNPITHSKSPRIHAEFARQTGQDLSYEAILAPLDGFPAAVAAFRATGGRGANVTVPFKEQAFELASRRTERAEAAGAVNTLKFEGQEILGDNTDGAGLVADLTRNLGLDLAGRRILLLGAGGAARGVILPLLGAMPASLFIANRTADKALDLARRLAAAGPVEGGGFDALPGRQFDLVINATAASLAGELPPLPNDVFAPGALAYDMMYGQDTPFLAFARARGARVADGLGMLVEQAAEAFYLWRGVRPETAPVIALLRGA, encoded by the coding sequence ATGACCGACCGTTACGCCGTCTTCGGCAACCCCATAACCCACTCGAAATCGCCCCGCATCCATGCCGAATTCGCCCGCCAGACCGGCCAGGACTTGAGCTACGAGGCCATCCTGGCGCCGCTCGACGGCTTTCCGGCGGCGGTGGCGGCCTTCCGTGCCACCGGCGGCCGGGGCGCCAACGTCACCGTGCCGTTCAAGGAGCAGGCCTTCGAGCTGGCCAGCCGGCGCACGGAGCGGGCCGAGGCGGCGGGGGCGGTGAACACCCTCAAATTCGAGGGGCAAGAGATTCTCGGCGACAACACCGACGGCGCGGGCCTCGTCGCCGACCTCACCCGCAACCTCGGGCTCGATCTGGCCGGCCGGCGCATCCTGCTGCTCGGTGCCGGCGGGGCGGCGCGCGGGGTGATCCTGCCCCTGCTCGGCGCGATGCCGGCCAGCCTCTTCATCGCCAACCGCACGGCGGACAAGGCGCTCGACCTGGCCCGGCGCTTGGCTGCGGCCGGCCCGGTCGAGGGCGGCGGCTTCGATGCCCTGCCCGGCCGGCAGTTCGACCTGGTGATCAACGCCACGGCTGCCAGTCTGGCCGGCGAACTGCCGCCGTTGCCGAATGATGTGTTCGCCCCTGGCGCCCTGGCCTACGACATGATGTACGGCCAGGACACACCGTTCCTGGCCTTTGCCCGCGCGCGTGGTGCCCGGGTGGCGGACGGCCTGGGCATGCTGGTCGAGCAGGCGGCCGAGGCCTTTTATCTCTGGCGCGGCGTGCGCCCAGAAACGGCGCCGGTGATCGCCCTGCTGCGGGGTGCATGA